Proteins found in one Plasmodium malariae genome assembly, chromosome: 13 genomic segment:
- the PmUG01_13046900 gene encoding conserved Plasmodium protein, unknown function, giving the protein MFVLAKIPLSMKSGSALNRKDQRKLARKQKKQKRLLFSKKKRIFKKQNSSFERINHTTKGNLKKRSLDEDAKWERKGKGVQYSRKKLNVKPKEQTLSLHNDKKYDIYAEQEKDDLLLLYLSKKLKLNSNRNNNKNNEEKLFKDLEKDGFDSNLLKLTDVIFSEFQKNYKNKDETKKKDKNSGKQKDILLRGTKNNQENSASGEGDVTNDIVSSVIRGNTEIKEKLISKKRKKEGGANQVREIYDDEEAKDEKKRKKKGKAKAASKGKTKCTDKVKQKLGEMGISKGVRNKEMEIIKNSNDKQVKKGTHEKRKEIVKIEKQKKKELYPYSEEVKKMDKFLIISLNKTSEFNIKCIIQDICKYFHELKDLKLKVTFNEVLIKIISNHFKNVNITDTHICICVIIICILNSLIYQNLMKDFFNTLTGIFKYYYENNITLMKKIERENEFNSNNPNILHRGKNDTDTAVLNLNELYKRGANPEYLTHEKEKNKMENSITSKEEYEKYENLKIIFRNVLKCISMFYALNYLDFDCITDVINILCEQMSVNNVDNIIIILKICGMKLESDDISHLNYVTEYLKKQIDLYVTNNNIYIERSKLRFLIKDIDDLKRGKMKFYFLNKFEFLFSVLKEFECKYNFKRKVLSFPFLNVFKRAKFSRGIGSSDMKEKQHTPQQKMKKKRENKIEKQDHLNKVESPLDVKDDKTTNLKNVEALAIEGKFHKLNYLMVADEEYFNQSYFNKLLKKYKIQGILPKKIFLIIKNSLDVDECVHNLSLILKEKKNIPYVIQTVIQTLLYDNKFKVAYARILSSISNFKNRVFLFSLKTIFINYVKNINNYDLKKVLFLSKLFIYLLKEKLLNFQIFKFIQIDEEEKVKTIQEQNYFNTSFFFKTIFILISLDDNFDDRTSNNELWNHIFECILNKGINSSITYSFKGIINKYIFDEVENILCVYPNFQIEYIQKFYNFLEKQKK; this is encoded by the exons ATGTTTGTTTTAGCAAAAATACCATTATCCATGAAGAgcg GTAGTGCTTTAAACAGAAAAGATCAAAGAAAATTGGCAAgaaaacagaaaaaacaaaaaaggcTGCTTttttcaaagaaaaaaagaatttttaaaaagcaaAACAGTTCTTTTGAAAGGATAAATCATACTACAAAGGGGAATCTAAAGAAACGGAGTTTAGACGAAGACGCAAAATGGGAAAGGAAGGGAAAGGGAGTACAATACAGTAGGAAAAAGTTAAATGTTAAACCAAAAGAACAAACATTATCACTACATAATGACAagaaatatgatatatatgcCGAACAGGAAAAAGatgatttattattattatacttatcGAAAAAGTTGAAGCTTAACagtaatagaaataataataaaaataatgaagaaaaactttttaaagaTTTAGAAAAAGATGGATTTGACtcaaatttgttaaaattaacGGATGTAATATTTAGCGAATttcagaaaaattataaaaacaaagacgagacgaaaaaaaaagacaaaaataGTGGTAaacaaaaagatatattGTTACGTGGGACAAAAAACAATCAGGAAAACTCAGCTTCGGGTGAAGGTGATGTAACTAATGATATAGTTAGCTCAGTAATAAGGGGCAATACagaaataaaggaaaaacttATTAgtaagaaaaggaaaaaggaaggAGGAGCGAATCAAGTAAGAGAAATATACGATGATGAAGAAGCAAAAgatgagaaaaaaagaaaaaaaaaaggcaaagcTAAAGCCGCATCAAAAGGTAAAACTAAATGTACGGACAAAGTAAAGCAAAAACTAGGAGAAATGGGCATTTCAAAGGGGGtgagaaataaagaaatggaaatcataaaaaattcaaatgatAAACAGGTTAAAAAAGGAACAcatgaaaaaaggaaagaaattgtgaaaatagaaaaacagaaaaagaaagaattatACCCCTATTCTGAGGAAgtgaaaaaaatggataaatttcttataatttcTCTGAATAAAACATCagaatttaatataaaatgtattatacaagatatttgtaaatattttcatgAGTTAAAAGATTTGAAGTTAAAAGTTACATTTAACgaagttttaataaaaattatatcaaatcattttaaaaatgtaaatattactgatacacatatatgtatatgtgtaataatcatatgtattttaaatagtCTGATATACCAAAATTTGATGAAGgacttttttaatacattaacaggtatttttaaatattactatGAGAATAATATAACTTTGATGAAGAAAATTGAGAGAgaaaatgaatttaataGTAACAACCCAAATATTCTCCATAGGGGAAAAAATGATACAGATACAGcagttttaaatttaaacgAATTGTATAAAAGGGGTGCTAATCCAGAATACTTGACTCATGAGaaggagaaaaataaaatggaaaatagcATAACTAGTAAAGAGGAATATGAGAAATAcgaaaatttgaaaattatttttagaaatgtACTGAAATGTATTAGCATGTTTTAtgcattaaattatttagatTTTGATTGTATAACTGatgtaattaatatattgtgTGAACAGATGAGTGTTAACAATGTAgacaatattattatcatattaaaGATTTGCGGTATGAAACTGGAGAGCGATGATATTTCTCATCTAAATTACGTTACAGAGTACTTAAAAAAGCAAATTGACCTCTATGtgactaataataatatatatatcgaaAGAAGTAAACTTAGATTTTTGATTAAAGATATAGATGATttaaaaaggggaaaaatgaaattttactttttaaataagtttGAGTTCCTTTTTAGtgttttaaaagaatttgagtgtaaatataactttaaaaGGAAGGTTTTGTCTTTCCCATTCCTAAACGTTTTCAAAAGAGCTAAATTCAGCAGGGGAATCGGGAGCAGCGATATGAAGGAAAAACAACATACGCCGCAACagaagatgaagaagaagaggGAAAACAAAATTGAAAAGCAAGATCATCTAAATAAAGTAGAGAGCCCCCTCGATGTTAAAGATGATAAGACAACTAATCTAAAGAATGTTGAAGCACTTGCCATAGAAGGAAAATTTCACAAACTAAACTATTTAATGGTTGCGGACGAAGAGTATTTCAACCAATcgtattttaataaattgttaaaaaaatataaaattcaagGTATCTTAccaaaaaagatatttttaattattaaaaatagtttaGATGTAGATGAATGTGTTCATAATTTATctctaattttaaaagaaaagaaaaatattccttATGTTATTCAAACAGTAATTCAAACGCTCTTATATGACAACAAATTCAAAGTTGCCTATGCAAGAATATTAAGTAgtatttctaattttaaaaatagggtatttttatttagcCTAAAaactattttcattaattatgttaaaaatattaataattatgatttaaaaaaggtcctttttttaagcaaattatttatttatttattaaaagaaaagttattaaattttcaaatttttaaattcattcAAATTGATGaggaagaaaaagtaaagacTATACaagaacaaaattatttcaacacctcttttttttttaaaacaatttttatactAATTTCGCTGGACGATAATTTTGACGACAGAACCTCCAATAATGAGTTGTGGAATCATATTTTTGAATGTATACTAAACAAAGGGATAAATTCTTCTATAACATATTCCTTTAAAGgaattattaacaaatacatatttgaTGAGGTAGAAAACATACTGTGCGTGTACCCAAATTTTCAAATagaatatattcaaaaattttacaattttttagagaagcagaaaaaataa